From a region of the Nitrospira sp. genome:
- a CDS encoding class I SAM-dependent methyltransferase, with translation MGWYGAYIFPRLMDHVMNGATFQQLRQDLLRTARGEVLEIGLGTGLNLAQYPAGVARLQAVEPVTMLPVRLAQRCASAGFPVDITQQSAETLPYPDHTFDCAVSTWTLCTIADPVKALREIRRVLKPSGRFLFLEHGRSDDARVALWQDRLNPLQNLIGCGCNLNRRIDRLIADAGLVVRQLDRFVMEGIPRIGGEMYRGTASQEGRDNVIATNSH, from the coding sequence ATGGGTTGGTATGGCGCCTACATTTTCCCGCGCTTGATGGACCACGTGATGAACGGAGCTACTTTTCAGCAGCTTCGGCAAGACTTGCTGCGGACAGCGCGGGGAGAGGTTTTGGAAATCGGCCTTGGGACCGGTTTAAACCTGGCGCAGTACCCGGCCGGAGTGGCTCGGTTGCAGGCGGTTGAACCGGTGACGATGCTCCCTGTGCGGCTAGCCCAACGCTGCGCCTCAGCGGGATTTCCCGTTGATATCACGCAGCAGAGCGCAGAGACCTTACCTTACCCGGACCACACCTTCGACTGCGCCGTCAGTACCTGGACGCTGTGTACGATTGCCGATCCGGTGAAAGCTCTCCGGGAAATTCGTCGTGTATTGAAGCCGAGCGGGCGCTTCTTGTTTCTCGAACATGGCCGCAGTGACGACGCCCGTGTGGCTCTATGGCAGGATCGACTGAATCCGCTTCAGAATCTGATCGGTTGCGGCTGTAACTTGAATCGCCGAATCGACCGGCTCATTGCTGATGCCGGTCTGGTGGTTCGACAACTCGACCGTTTCGTCATGGAGGGGATCCCGCGCATCGGCGGAGAAATGTATCGGGGAACTGCCTCGCAAGAAGGGAGGGACAACGTCATTGCAACGAATAGCCATTGA
- a CDS encoding leucine--tRNA ligase has product MSKGFDHHAIEAKWQAYWDEHRPFQAQHDPAKPKFYCLDMFPYPSGSGLHVGHLEGYTATDIVSRYKRMRGFNVLHPMGWDAFGLPAEQYAVKTGIHPAKTTAENIATFKRQMKRVGLSYDWERELSTTDPEYYRWTQWIFLKLFERGLAYVAEVPVNWCPALGTVLANEEIIDGKSEVGGFDVIRKPMRQWVLKITAYADRLLEDLKLVDWPPSTLEMQKNWIGRSIGAEVEFSLADQKGAIRVFTTRPDTLFGATYMVLAPEHPLVDVITSEGQKDAITAYREASAKKSDLQRQELDKEKTGVFTGGYAVNPVNNERLPVWVADYVLMSYGTGAIMAVPAHDERDWAFAHHYQLPIREVISGGHVEEAAFTDTDRGTVVNSSTQDGGFSINGLTPSEAIPKMTDWLAKQGKGTRAVNYKLRDWLFARQRYWGEPFPIVWVDGEAHPLPEEHLPLVLPEANNFKPSGTGESPLANLGEWLATTDPTTKRPARRETNTMPQWAGSCWYYLRFIDPKNTAQLVDPVKERYWMPVDLYIGGSEHAVLHLLYARFWHKVLFDVGVASTREPFMKLVHQGIVLGEDNQKMSKSRGNVVNPDDMIDQFGADAVRLYEMFMGPLEAMKPWSTRGVEGVTRFLERVWRLMVDEDGRLSSAVVSTTPSLDHQRLLHQTIKKVTEDIEALRFNTAISQMMIFTNEMTKAQQRPRSVIEPFVLLLAPFAPHVAEELWGCLGHQPSVSQQPWPTFDPAMTVSERMTIPVQINGRLRAKIDVPADAARENVEQLGREAAAEWLQGKEPKKVIYVEKKLINFVI; this is encoded by the coding sequence ATGAGCAAAGGGTTCGATCACCACGCCATCGAAGCGAAGTGGCAGGCCTATTGGGACGAACACCGACCCTTTCAAGCTCAGCACGATCCGGCCAAGCCCAAATTTTACTGCCTCGATATGTTCCCCTATCCATCGGGGTCCGGGCTCCACGTCGGCCATCTCGAAGGGTACACCGCCACCGACATCGTTTCTCGGTACAAGCGGATGAGGGGCTTCAACGTGCTGCATCCGATGGGGTGGGATGCATTCGGTTTACCGGCCGAACAGTATGCCGTGAAAACCGGAATCCATCCGGCGAAGACGACGGCCGAAAACATCGCCACGTTCAAGCGGCAGATGAAGCGCGTGGGGCTCTCATATGATTGGGAGCGGGAACTCAGCACGACCGACCCTGAGTATTATCGCTGGACGCAATGGATCTTCTTGAAGCTCTTCGAGCGAGGGCTGGCCTATGTCGCGGAAGTACCCGTGAATTGGTGTCCTGCGCTCGGGACGGTGCTGGCCAACGAGGAAATCATCGACGGTAAGAGCGAAGTTGGCGGGTTCGACGTGATCCGCAAGCCGATGCGCCAGTGGGTGCTGAAGATCACCGCCTATGCCGATCGATTGCTCGAGGACCTGAAACTCGTGGATTGGCCTCCCAGTACGTTGGAGATGCAAAAAAACTGGATCGGGCGTTCGATCGGCGCGGAAGTCGAATTTTCATTGGCCGATCAGAAGGGCGCGATTCGGGTGTTTACGACCAGACCGGATACGCTGTTCGGGGCGACCTATATGGTTCTGGCACCTGAACACCCGCTCGTCGATGTGATCACGAGCGAGGGGCAAAAAGACGCGATTACGGCCTACCGCGAGGCTTCGGCGAAGAAGAGCGATCTGCAACGGCAGGAACTCGACAAGGAGAAGACCGGCGTATTCACCGGCGGCTATGCCGTCAATCCCGTGAACAACGAACGGCTGCCTGTTTGGGTCGCGGATTATGTGCTGATGAGCTACGGGACCGGCGCAATCATGGCTGTACCGGCGCATGACGAGCGCGACTGGGCGTTCGCCCATCACTATCAGCTCCCTATTCGAGAGGTCATTTCCGGGGGACACGTCGAGGAGGCGGCGTTCACCGACACGGATCGCGGGACCGTCGTGAATTCATCGACTCAGGATGGCGGTTTCTCGATCAACGGCCTCACGCCTTCCGAAGCGATTCCGAAGATGACCGACTGGCTGGCGAAGCAGGGAAAGGGAACACGAGCGGTCAATTACAAACTGCGCGATTGGCTCTTTGCCCGCCAGCGGTATTGGGGTGAACCCTTTCCGATCGTGTGGGTTGACGGAGAAGCGCACCCGCTCCCGGAGGAGCACCTTCCCCTCGTGTTGCCGGAGGCCAACAATTTCAAGCCGTCGGGTACCGGCGAGAGTCCCTTGGCGAACTTAGGCGAGTGGCTGGCCACGACGGATCCCACCACGAAGAGACCTGCTCGGCGCGAGACCAATACCATGCCGCAATGGGCCGGCTCTTGCTGGTATTACCTCAGATTCATCGATCCCAAGAACACGGCCCAGTTGGTCGACCCGGTGAAGGAACGATATTGGATGCCTGTGGATCTCTATATCGGAGGTAGCGAGCATGCCGTGTTGCACCTTCTCTATGCACGATTCTGGCACAAAGTCCTGTTTGATGTCGGGGTGGCCAGCACGCGTGAGCCGTTCATGAAATTGGTTCATCAGGGGATCGTGTTGGGAGAAGACAATCAGAAGATGTCGAAATCGAGGGGGAACGTCGTCAATCCCGATGACATGATCGATCAGTTCGGCGCGGATGCCGTGCGGCTCTATGAGATGTTCATGGGACCACTCGAAGCGATGAAACCGTGGAGCACCAGGGGCGTGGAAGGAGTGACGCGATTCTTGGAACGGGTCTGGCGGCTGATGGTCGACGAAGACGGCCGATTGTCCAGCGCCGTCGTCTCAACAACTCCGAGCCTTGACCATCAACGCCTGCTTCATCAGACGATCAAAAAGGTCACGGAGGATATCGAGGCGCTTCGTTTCAATACGGCGATCTCGCAAATGATGATCTTCACCAACGAGATGACGAAGGCCCAGCAACGGCCGCGATCCGTGATCGAGCCGTTTGTCCTGCTCCTCGCTCCGTTCGCGCCGCATGTGGCCGAAGAGCTCTGGGGCTGCCTGGGAC